Within the Sulfurospirillum barnesii SES-3 genome, the region GTCCACATGGCATTTTCTTCCACACGCTTCATAAACAGATCATTAATCCACAATGCAGGAAAGAGCTCATGGGCTCTACGTCTTTCTTCACCTGAATTTTTCTTCAAATCCAAAAAGTCGGAAATATCCATATGCCAAGGCTCTAAATAAACCGCAATGGCACCTTTTCTTGTCCCTAGCTGATCAACTGCAACAGCAATATCATTGGTAATTTTAAGAAAAGGAATCACGCCACCTGCGGCATTTTTATGCCCGTCTATCATTCCTCCCATGGAGCGAACCAAGTTCCAATCCCAGCCAATGCCTCCACCAAATTTACTCAAAAGTGACATCTCTTTGTAGGAGTCAAAAATCCCTTCGATGTTATCAGGTGTGCTTCCGATGTAGCAAGAGCTCAGTTGATGGCGGGTAGTTCGTGCGTTGGAAAGTGTAGGTGTTGCAAGCATTACTTCAAATTTACTAATGACATCGTAAAACTTCTTGGCCCAATCCCCACAATTCAGTTCATTTTGCGCTAGGAACATTGCAATTGCCATAAACATGTGCTGAGGTAACTCAATAGGCTGGCTGTGTTTATCTTTAATCAAATAACGATCATGAAGTGTTTTAATGCCAAGGTAATTAAATTGAAGATCTCGCTCAGGTTTAATATAGGTTTCAAGCTCTTTTAAATTATACTTTTCCTTAAGGCCTAAGGCAATACGTCCCTCTTTTTCACATCGCTCAAAATAGTCTTGAAAACTCCCATAACCTGTAAAGCCATTGACCTTATGGTACAAGTCATATAAGAAAAGCCGTGCGGCAACAAATGTCCAATTGGGACGGTCAATATCTATTTTATCAACCGCTGTTTTGATCAATGTTTTTTGAATCTCTTCGGTGGTAATTTTATCTCGAAATTGGATTTTCGCATCGACCTCGAGTTCGCTTTGGCTGACGTTGTCCAACCCTTGAATAGCAGAACTGGTGTATTTTTGAATTTTTGAAATGTCAAGTGGTTCTATGCGACCATTTCGCTTTAAGACGGTTAGCATTTTGTAAAGACCCTTTTAAAGATTCTATCCACATTTTTAGTGTAGTACGTATAATCAAAGCACTCTCTAATAGCTTCTTCGCTGAGCTTTGCCCTTAAATCTTCATCACTGAGAAGATTTTGAAGGTATAAACTCTCTTTGTTTTCATTAAGTGCTGCTTTACCTTGTTGTAAATCTGCCCAGACTTTCATGGCATTTCTTTGAACAATTTTGTAAGCATCTTCACGAGAAACACCTTTGAGTGGAAGCTCAAGTAAGATGCGTTGTGAAAAGACAAGACCGCCTGTAAGGTTGAGGTTTTTCATCATGTTCTCTGGGTAAACCACCAATTTTGAGATAACACTGTTGAGCCTGTTGAGCATAAAGTCAGTCGTAATAAATCCATCAGGTAAGATAAAACGCTCAACGGAGCTATGGCTGATGTCTCTCTCGTGCCATAATGCCACGTTTTCCATCGCAGGAATGGCATAAGAGCGAATCATACGGCAAAGCCCTGTGATATTCTCACTGAGCACGGGATTGCGTTTGTGAGGCATTGCAGAGCTTCCTTTTTGACCTTGTTCAAAAAATTCTTCGCACTCATACACCTCTGTGCGTTGGTAATGACGAACCGTAACAGCAATTTTTTCACAACTTGATGCTAAAAGAGCGAGTGCATTCATTAAAGCAGCATAGCGGTCTCGTTGAATGACTTGATTGGAAACGGGTGCTGGTTTAAGCCCTAATTCTTCACATACCAACTCTTCAAGTTCAATGGGAGAGTGTGCCATGTTACCCATTGCTCCACTAATTTGTCCCACTGAAATGACTTCCATAACATTTTCAAGGTTAGTTAGGCTTCGTTTAATCTCTTCATACCAGATTGCAAGGACTAAACCAAACGTAATAGGTTCTCCATGAATACCATGGCTTCGTCCAACCATTAAGGTCATTTTGTGTTCCATGGCTCTTTTTTTCAAAGATTCCATCAAAATTTTGACATCGTCAATAATTACATGTAAAGAATCACGCATTTGAAGAGCAACGGCAGTGTCAATACAATCTGAACTGGTCATTCCATAATGCACCCATCTGCTCTCTTCTCCTAAACTATCCGCTACGCTGGTTAAAAATGCAATGACATCATGGCGGGTTACTTTTTCAATTTCATCAATTCTCTCAATATTAAACTGAGCATTTTTGATAATTTTTTCACAATCACTATCAGGAATAAGACCTAGTTTATTCCATGCTTTGGTGGCTGCCTTTTCTACTTTAAGCCATGCATCGTATTTTGCTTCAATTGTCCAATGCCGTTTCATCTCTTCTCTAGCGTAGCGCTCTACCATTTTTCATCCTTACCTGTTTGTGATTTTTCTGTGATAAAATACGAGGAAGTTATCCATTAAATCGTGTTTTATGTGATGATGAATTCTAACAATTTCGGACTAAAAAAGGGTTGAATTTTGGCGTATACTTTGAAAAAATATCTTCTTGAAAAACCAACACCTGCCTTTCGTTTCATTATGGACACCTTTGGCGTGAGTATGGGTGAAGCACAAAAAATTATTGACAAACGGCGTGTCTTTGTAGAAGATGTACAGCTTTTGCGTAAATCAACTCTTATTTCTGGAAATATCAGTGTGGTGGTTTTTGAAGGAGATTCAAAAGGCTTAAAGCCCGTTTTTGAAACGGATGATTTTGCTGTTTTTGACAAACCAAGTGGGGTCATGATTCATCCGAGAAAGCGAAGCGATGGTTATACACTCAATGATGAGATAAAATCGCTTTATGGTAAAGATGCTAATGCTGCTCACCGTATTGATAAAAGCACAAGTGGACTTGTTTTAGTAGGAAAACACAAACAATCAGAAATTGAACTTAAGAGACTTTTTGCCACACGAAATGTACAAAAGAGTTATTTAGCATTGGTAAAAGGGTGTATTGCCTCTGAAGTGTTTATTGATGAAAAATTAAAACGGGATGTTGAAACAAGTCAGATTCGTTTAAAAGTTCATGTGGATGAGCGTGGTAAACCTTCTCAAACAAAGATTATTCCTTTGCACTATTTTGAAGATAAAGATGTTACCTTTGTTAGAGCAATTCCTTACACGGGAAGACAACATCAAATTCGTGCACATTTGTTCCACGTGAAACATCACATTATTGGTGATCCAATTTA harbors:
- the purB gene encoding adenylosuccinate lyase, encoding MVERYAREEMKRHWTIEAKYDAWLKVEKAATKAWNKLGLIPDSDCEKIIKNAQFNIERIDEIEKVTRHDVIAFLTSVADSLGEESRWVHYGMTSSDCIDTAVALQMRDSLHVIIDDVKILMESLKKRAMEHKMTLMVGRSHGIHGEPITFGLVLAIWYEEIKRSLTNLENVMEVISVGQISGAMGNMAHSPIELEELVCEELGLKPAPVSNQVIQRDRYAALMNALALLASSCEKIAVTVRHYQRTEVYECEEFFEQGQKGSSAMPHKRNPVLSENITGLCRMIRSYAIPAMENVALWHERDISHSSVERFILPDGFITTDFMLNRLNSVISKLVVYPENMMKNLNLTGGLVFSQRILLELPLKGVSREDAYKIVQRNAMKVWADLQQGKAALNENKESLYLQNLLSDEDLRAKLSEEAIRECFDYTYYTKNVDRIFKRVFTKC
- a CDS encoding RluA family pseudouridine synthase, which codes for MAYTLKKYLLEKPTPAFRFIMDTFGVSMGEAQKIIDKRRVFVEDVQLLRKSTLISGNISVVVFEGDSKGLKPVFETDDFAVFDKPSGVMIHPRKRSDGYTLNDEIKSLYGKDANAAHRIDKSTSGLVLVGKHKQSEIELKRLFATRNVQKSYLALVKGCIASEVFIDEKLKRDVETSQIRLKVHVDERGKPSQTKIIPLHYFEDKDVTFVRAIPYTGRQHQIRAHLFHVKHHIIGDPIYGINEEDAERFLDGTMCATEQYEITKSSRLLLHAQSLSFEYKGISYNIESYFDAQTEFYKLMKG